A window of Diabrotica virgifera virgifera chromosome 9, PGI_DIABVI_V3a contains these coding sequences:
- the LOC126891423 gene encoding putative nuclease HARBI1 gives MIFKSRISALSISRKVLTTFRFLAAGSYQWDVAKNINHAISQTAVSKLIHEVVDALNHPEILNEYVHLPRNMEELRLLRDKFYRTHNFPGVIGCVDCTHVAIVAPKQGNQYPEELYVNRKGYHSLNVQLICDPDLKIMNICARYPGSSHDSYIFNNSAAYQFIRNIHNNGHRSFSFLDDSGYALRQWMLTPFHNALPATPEEMYNIHHKRT, from the exons ATGATTTTTAAGTCTAGGATATCTGCCTTAAGCATATCCAGAAAA GTTTTAACAACATTCAGATTTTTAGCAGCAGGTAGCTACCAATGggatgttgccaaaaatattaatCACGCTATATCTCAAACTGCTGTTTCTAAGTTAATTCATGAGGTAGTGGATGCGCTTAACCATCCAGAAATTTTAAACGAGTATGTCCATTTGCCACGGAACATGGAGGAGCTTCGCTTGTTAAGGGATAA gtTTTATAGAACACATAACTTCCCAGGGGTTATTGGCTGTGTTGATTGCACACATGTGGCAATAGTGGCACCCAAACAGGGAAATCAGTATCCAGAGGAGCTTTATGTCAACCGTAAAGGATACCACTCCTTAAATGTACAACTT ATTTGTGATCCAGATTTAAAAATCATGAATATTTGTGCTCGATATCCAGGTAGCAGTCATGATAGCTACATTTTCAATAATAGTGCAGCCTACCAATTTATTCGAAACATTCACAACAATGGACACAGGTCGTTTTCTTTTCTAG ATGATTCTGGATATGCTTTAAGGCAGTGGATGTTGACACCCTTCCACAATGCGTTACCTGCTACTCCAGAAGAAATGTATAACATCCATCACAAAAGAACTTGA
- the LOC126891424 gene encoding uncharacterized protein LOC126891424, which yields MFRPPISAGSYYYNYKGNHSIVLLAMCDSAYRFTYYNLEINGRISDGGVFRESNLSGALANNSLNLPPNRALPSRTSKIPYVLIADDAFPLTNRIMKPYPNRGLSDSEKIFNYRLSRARRMIESSFGILANRFRVLLNPINLNVDKVEKIILACLALHNLLVSENFKAYVEQDESQIIFSNRLSNQAGNRLTDNAQNIRNEFKEYFNSNSGSVDWQNAAIQRCNM from the coding sequence ATGTTTAGACCTCCAATATCTGCTGGttcatattattataattataaaggGAATCACTCAATTGTTTTATTAGCCATGTGTGATTCAGCTTACAGATTCACTTATTACAATTTAGAAATAAATGGCCGCATAAGTGATGGTGGTGTTTTCCGAGAAAGTAATCTCAGTGGAGCCCTAGCAAATAATTCTTTAAATTTACCCCCAAATCGGGCTTTACCCAGTCGAACATCAAAAATACCATATGTATTAATTGCAGATGATGCATTTCCATTAACCAATAGGATTATGAAACCTTATCCTAATAGGGGATTATCAGattctgaaaaaatatttaattatagaCTCTCTAGAGCACGTCGAATGATTGAAAGCTCATTCGGTATTTTAGCTAATAGGTTTAGAGTATTGCTGAATCcaataaatttaaatgtagataaagtagaaaaaatcattttggCTTGTTTAGCGTTGCATAATTTATTAGTTTCAGAGAATTTTAAAGCATATGTAGAACAAGATGAATCACAGATTATATTTTCAAATAGATTAAGCAATCAAGCAGGTAATCGTTTGACAGATAATGCTCAGAACATAAGAAATGAATTTAAAGAGTATTTCAATAGTAACAGTGGTTCAGTTGATTGGCAAAATGCTGCCATACAGAGATGTAACATGTAA